The region CATGGCCGTGATTAACGAGCTGAATCCGATACTCGGATTGGAACTGACAGCCACACCTCAGGTGGAGCGGGGCGGCCGGACAATCAAGTTCAAAAACGTTGTCTATGAATATTCTCTGGCCCAGGCCATTGAGGATGGTTTTGTGAAGGAACCGGCTGTGGCCACGAGAAAGAATTTCGATCCCTCTAATTATGGGGATGAAGATCTGGATCGGGTCAAGCTGGAAGACGGCCTCAGGATTCATGAGGACACTAAGGTGGCGCTCGATATTTATGCTCGCGACAGTGGTGAATCTCTGGTTAAGCCTTTTGTCCTGGTCGTGGCAAAGGATACGGACCATGCAGCCCGGCTCAGAGAGCTTATTCAGTCAACGGCTTTTTTTGAGGGTCGGTATGCAGACAAGGTTATGGAAATACACTCGGCTCAAACCGGTTCGGAAAAAGAGGAGAACATCGCACAGCTACTGACGCTGGAAAAGCCGGACAATAGGATTGAAATTGTGATCCATGTGAACATGCTGAAGGAAGGGTGGGATGTTACGAATCTTTATACCATCATTCCTTTACGTGCGGCAGCTTCCATGACGCTTCGTGAACAGACCATCGGGCGCGGCTTACGCCTTCCCTATGGGAAGATTACCGGGGCACCCAAGGTGGACAAGCTTACGATTATAGCCCATGACCGTTTTCAGGAGATTGTAGATCTGGCCAATCAGCCCGATTCCATTATTAAGCAGAAGCATATCATCACGATCGATGAGATGGATCTTGAAGGAGCAAAGGAGGTCGTTACAGCCCATTCCATTGCCGAACAGGAACTGCATGAAGAGGCAGAGAAGATTGCCAATATCGAGGAACCGGAAGAGAAGAAACAGGCCCAACTTGGACATGAGGCCAAGAAGAACATCCTGAGCATACTGCCCGCTCTTTCTCGGTCCGTGAGACACGCGGGGGATCTCTCCCGGCCTGAAATCCGAGATATGGCAATAAAGAAAATAGAGGAGAAACTCCAATCCGAACCGCAGAAAGATCTTTTCGCCGGCGACATCATAGCAGAAGCCAAGAATCGCTATAATGCAGTGGTTGCGGATTTTGTGGCAAGAATCATAGAAATTCCACGTATCGTCATTCAGCAGACCGGAGAAGTCCGTTCCGGCTTCAGAGATTTTGATCTGGATGTCGGCAACCTGAATTATCAACCGGTGTCCGAAGAGATCATACGTCGGGCCTTGCAGAGCAATGAAATAGATAGCGTGACCGGGGATGGTCGAATTCGGCCGGATAGGATTGACAATATCATTGTGAATGAGCTGATCAATTACTCGGAAATCGATTACGATGAGCAAGTTTTCCTTTTGATGAAGCTGGCTGGAGAGGCAGTGGCCCATTTCAGAACCTATTTAAAGGAGGATGATTTGATCAATGTGGTTCAGTATCACAAGAAGGCGATTGCCGAATATATTTATGCACAGATGATGCAGGATGATCATTTTTATGTGGAGGAACCGGAGTTTGAAAAACCGGAGGTTTATCCTTTCACAAAAATAGAAGAGCCCAGTTGCGCCAAGAGCCGTCACGACGGCGTTCATGATTTCAGAGAGACCGTTACACCCACCTCGGCCATTCCGTCCAAAGTGTTCAGCGGGTTTCAAAAGGCTTGCCACATACTCTACAAGTTTGACTCCAAGACAGAAAAAGATTTCGCCGTGATTCTTGAAGATGACTCGGCTGTTCTCAAATGGCTTCGGCCTGCCATGAGGCAGTTCAATATTTGGTACAACCACAATTCACAGCAATACGTGCCGGATTTCGTGGTCGAGACGGCGGATGCAGTTTACATGGTAGAAACAAAAATGGAAACGGATATGTCTTCCCCGGATGTTGCCAAGAAGACGCAAGCTGCCCTGGAATACTGCCGCCATGCGACTGACTATACGACCAAGAACGGCGGTAAGCCGTGGAAATACGTCTTGATTCCTCATAACGCCGTAATGCTGAATATGAGTTTTGAAGGGTTGGCCATGAGGTATGAAGTTGATACAATACCGCAGAAACCGTAGGGACAGTAAAATATGCTGTACATAAGATTCTTGAACTTGTTCGGGAAGTAGCCTCTCCAGTATTGAGGTCAAAATAATTGAATGATATTCATAAAAAATATTTCGATTTTAATCTCGCACTAGAGCGTGTTTTCTGGAATTCGGGGGACACAATACTCAATTCACTCAATAAGGAAAGAAAGCAATGCAAATCTGGATCGACGCCGATGCGTGCCCTAAAGACATCAAGGAAATTCTATTTCGTGCCGCTGAGAGGGTCGGCGTTTCCCTTATTCTTGTTGCCAATAAACCTCTTCGAACCCCGCCATCAAATTATATTAAGGCCCTCCAGGTGCCTGCCGGCTTTGATGTCGCAGATAACAATATCGTCCAGCAAATACAACAGGGCGACCTGGTCATAACTGCGGATATTCCCCTTGCCGCTCTGGTCATTGAAAAAGGGGGCCACGCGCTGAATCCCAGAGGAGAGTTTTATACGGAAGATAATATTCAGAAGCGCCTGGCCATGCGTAATTTTATGAGTGAGATGCGAGGCGGCGGCGTGATTACCGGCGGCCCATCTACGTTGAACCTGAGTGATCGACAGGCCTTTGCAAATGAGTTGGATCGCTTTTTAACCAGGTACAGACCATGAAAATGGGAGAGCGGCCATCAGCACACATTGGGGACAAACGTTTCTCCTCCCCTTTGTAAGGGGAGGTCAGGTTGGGTAGAAAGAATGCAGATCTACCTCCCCTTTCCCCTCCGTACAAAGGAGGGGAACCAGAAGGAATAAAAAGGGACCCTATTTGCATGAGTAACATCAGGAAGGGGACAGAGGTATGACCCATAAACCGGCCCCCGGCAGGTTCAGGCTCACCCTGGAATATGACGGCACACGGTACAGCGGCTGGCAGAAACAGCACGAGGTTAAGACCCTGCAGGGGTCCCTGTTGCAGGCCGCGGAAACTCTCTTCGGCAGCGATGAGCTGGACATCCAGGGGAGCGGCCGGACCGATGCCGGGGTGCACGCCCTCAATTACACAGCCCATCTGGAGGTGAGGACTGATCTTTCCCCTGAGGCCATCCTCCGCGGCATGAATGACGCCCTGCCCAGGGATATGGCGCTTCTCCGGGTGGAAAAGGCCCATCCGCGTTTCCACGCCCGGCACAACTGCATTGCCAGAAGCTACATCTACCGGCTCTCCAAAAGGAAATCGGCCTTTGACAGGAAATATGTCTGGTGGGTGCGCGACCCGCTCGATTTGGAGGCCATGCGCCGCGCCGCAGGACTCCTGGTCGGCATGCATGATTTCGTTTCTTTTGCCGAGAAACAGGAGCTGAAAAAATCGACCATGGCGCTGGTGCACCTTACGGAACTGACCGAGAATGACGGCTTGATCCTTTTCAGGATCATCGGGTCTCATTTCTTATGGAAGATGGTGCGCCGGATTGTCGGTCTTCTGGTGGAGGTGGGACGGCACGGCCTGGCGGTGGAGGACGTCGGAAGCCTCTTGACGGAGAAATCGGACCGGCCGGTCCGCTACATTGCCCCGGCGGCGGGGTTGTTCTTTGAACGGGCCTTCTATCACGAACAGGAACTGCAGGAATTTCTGCATCTGAGAGATGAGGCGTAATTAAATAAGGGCACCCCCCGGCTCTGCCGGGGGACTCCCAGCTTTTAACCATACCCCCCACCCTTACCCTCTCCCACAAGGGGAGAGGGAACTGATAGTGGGCCTCCCCTCCCTTGATGGCCTATGGCTCGGAGCCAACGGCTCATAGAGGAGGGGATCGAGGAGAGGGTGATGACTTTCTCTTCATGCTGCTGCTGTTCGGGAAATGGGGCAGTGTTTCCGGCTCCTGAAAAACAGATACTTGTCATTTCATTTTGCATGATCGCGGAAACGGTGCTATGATGCAATCCAATGCGCCTGTACCATCATGGGTAAATCTTATCGGGAGGAGGGACTAATTTATGAGCAGGAAATTTGTTGTTCTCGTGGTCATTTTATTCGTTATTGTGAGCGCGCTCTTTCTCTATATCTCACAGGTCGCCTTTAAAGATCCGAAGAGCTGCACTTCGTGTCATTATATTGCTCCTTATTACAAAAAATGGGAAACATCAACGCACAACATGGTGCCTTGCCTCAAGTGCCACGAGTACAGCTCCCAGCAGGCGCTCGTCGGGCAATTCATGTTTCTTGCCGGCGTATATAATCCTCGGCCCCTTACGAACGTTCCTGACAAGAACTGTCTCCAGTCCGGATGCCACGAGAAGCGGCTGGTTGAATCAAAAGTGGCGTTCACGAAGCGGGGCATTACCTTTGATCATAAGACGCACTTCAACGAAATGAAACGCGGGATCAAACTGCACTGCAGGAGCTGCCATTCGGATATTGTCCAGGGGGAGCATATGAAGGTTTCGACGAATGTCTGCTTTCTCTGCCACTTTAAAGGCGTGTCCCACGACCAGGCTTTTACGGGATGTCCCTCATGCCATTCGGCGCCCGCAAAGCCCATCATGTACAAAGGGAAATCCTTTTCCCACGAGGCGGCGTTACAGGCAGGTTACAAATGCAATATATGCCACGTTGAGATCACGCGAGGGGATGGCGTCACGCCTGTAGATAAATGCTACTTCTGCCATGTGGACAAGACGGAAAGATATTCCGATACCCAGTTCATTCACGAAAAGCATGTGACACAGAAGCAGGTTGACTGTCTCTGGTGTCATCCGAAGATCGAACATGGCGAGATAAAGATGGCGGAAGAAATACCGTTGATGTGATTGAAAAAAAATAGTTGTTATGAAACGGAAATCACTGCCGCAGGTTCCATGCCCGATATGCAGGAAGATGACGGACTGGTATGATAATCCGTACCGGCCTTTCTGTTCCGAGCGGTGCAAGCTCCTGGATCTTGGCGCGTGGGCCAGTGAAGGATACCGGGTCCCCGGGGAGCCTGTGTCTTATGAGCCTTCGGGCGGCAAGGATGAGGAGGAGAAGCCGGGACCGGAAGAGGGGGAAGACGATGAAGGCGCTTCGCTTTGAGGGGAACCTCAGATATGTGCCGGACTGTCCCGATCCGGCGCCGGCACGGGGCGAGGCCCTGGTCCGGGTGAAGATGGCCGGGATCTGCAGCACGGATCTTGAGATCCTCAAGGGTTACATGGGGTTCAAAGGGATACTTGGGCATGAATTCACGGGTGTGGTGGAGGCGTGCGATGACCCCGAACTCATGGGTAAGAGGGTCGTTGGGGAGATCAACTGCCCGTGCGGGGCCTGCGACATGTGCATAAGAGGTCTCGGCAACCACTGCGCTTCCCGCACCGTTCTCGGGATCCAGGGGAGGGACGGGGCCTTTGCCGAGTACCTGACCCTCCCGCAGGAGAATCTTCACCCCCTTCCGGACAGCCTCAGCGATGAACAGGGGGTTTTTGTGGAACCTGTTGCCGCGGCCTTTGAGATTCTGGAACAGGCGGAGATCGCCCCGGAGGAACGCATTCTGGTGGTTGGGGACGGGAGGCTGGGGTCGCTCGTGGCGCAGGTCCTGCGCGGTTCCGGTGCGGCGCTGACCGTGATCGGGCGCCATGAAGAGAACCTGGCCATCCTGCACAGGCTCGGGATCCATGCCGTCCTGGAGAAGGATCTTGCCGGTCTTCAGGGAGCGGATATCGTGGTGGACTGTTCCGGATCGCCCGCAGGCTTTGATCTCAGCAGGCGGCTTGTCAGGCCGGGAGGGAGGATCGTCCTGAAGAGCACGCTTACCTCTCCGGTGCAGGTCAATCTTTCATCCATAGTTGTGGACGAGATCACCCTGATCGGCTCCCGGTGCGGCCCTTTCGAACCCGCCATGTGGGCTCTGGCAGGAAGAAAGGTTGATGTTGATTCCATGATCTCGGCCGTCTACCCGTTGGATCAGGGCATTGAGGCCTTGAAAAGGGCCTCTCTCCCCGGCGTTTTGAAGGTTCTGCTGAAGATGGATTGAACCGCCAAGCGGTTTTCCCGGCCGTAAAGAAAAAATCCCCGGCCATTTCATGCACCGAAGAAGGGGACAGGTTATTTTCCATCCCCTTCGAATCCAGGTTAACACTTGACATCTAACGTTAAACGTTATACCTTTCCATTTATGATCAAGTCTTTCAGTGACAGAGAGACGGGAAAGGTCTATAGCCGTGAGGGTTCAAGAAGATTGCCGGGAGATATCCA is a window of Nitrospirae bacterium CG2_30_53_67 DNA encoding:
- a CDS encoding tRNA pseudouridine(38-40) synthase TruA is translated as MTHKPAPGRFRLTLEYDGTRYSGWQKQHEVKTLQGSLLQAAETLFGSDELDIQGSGRTDAGVHALNYTAHLEVRTDLSPEAILRGMNDALPRDMALLRVEKAHPRFHARHNCIARSYIYRLSKRKSAFDRKYVWWVRDPLDLEAMRRAAGLLVGMHDFVSFAEKQELKKSTMALVHLTELTENDGLILFRIIGSHFLWKMVRRIVGLLVEVGRHGLAVEDVGSLLTEKSDRPVRYIAPAAGLFFERAFYHEQELQEFLHLRDEA
- a CDS encoding alcohol dehydrogenase; this encodes MKALRFEGNLRYVPDCPDPAPARGEALVRVKMAGICSTDLEILKGYMGFKGILGHEFTGVVEACDDPELMGKRVVGEINCPCGACDMCIRGLGNHCASRTVLGIQGRDGAFAEYLTLPQENLHPLPDSLSDEQGVFVEPVAAAFEILEQAEIAPEERILVVGDGRLGSLVAQVLRGSGAALTVIGRHEENLAILHRLGIHAVLEKDLAGLQGADIVVDCSGSPAGFDLSRRLVRPGGRIVLKSTLTSPVQVNLSSIVVDEITLIGSRCGPFEPAMWALAGRKVDVDSMISAVYPLDQGIEALKRASLPGVLKVLLKMD
- a CDS encoding DUF188 domain-containing protein; this encodes MQIWIDADACPKDIKEILFRAAERVGVSLILVANKPLRTPPSNYIKALQVPAGFDVADNNIVQQIQQGDLVITADIPLAALVIEKGGHALNPRGEFYTEDNIQKRLAMRNFMSEMRGGGVITGGPSTLNLSDRQAFANELDRFLTRYRP